Genomic window (Chionomys nivalis chromosome 7, mChiNiv1.1, whole genome shotgun sequence):
aaattaaagtaaactGAAATAACCAGAATATGTGTAAGACAAAAATAATTGTCAAGCTCTGTCTAAAGTAATAGCTGTGGTCTACCAGGAATGAAGGTTTCAAGGTTACTCTGGCCCTCCTCTAACTTTGTTCCTCTTTATGGTTTTTTTGTGAtaagtttttttctgtgtaatccTGATTGTCTtgtaactctctctgtagaccaggctggcctcaaactcacagaggtccacctgcctctacctcctgagtgctgcaattaaaggggTACACCACCAGTGCCGGTGTGGGTTTTACCTTTTAAAACTTTGTACCCCTGAGCTTaggtatatcagatatttacattatgattcataacagtagtaaaattacggTTATGGAGTAGTAATGAAAttgttttatggtgtgtgtgtggggggggggggtcaccataacgtgaagaactgtatcaaagggttgcagcgttaggaaggctgaaaaCCATTGAATAAAAGGacctaaaactttttttttttttttggtttttcgagacagggtaccTAAAACTTTTAATCAGTATGGTTGTCAATAACCTCCTATGGATCATTTCAGTTGAGAGCTGAGGAATCCCGATACCTCGGCCCATCCAAAAGCTGCAGCCTTAGCTGCTCCCAGCACCTGAGAAAAGCCCACTTCCTAGATCCACACAAGAGCTCTACAGCCTGGCATGAGAGCCACAACCCTGGAGGGCACCACTGCCATTGCTGCCACCTGCCTGGGGCCTGGCACCTCTGCACTCGCTGAGGTTGCAAGAGTGGTCCAAGACCAACCCTGAAATGATACTTACGCACGAGCAAAAGAACAGCATAACTGACTATAAATTTAAGAAGATTTAAAATCTGTCGTGGTTTTCCGGGTATCGTGCTGAGACTCATGATCTTGGGGTTGTAGGGGAAACCCATGTTGGCTGTCTGACCTCTGAGTAATTGTTGGCTTTTGGTGTATGCTATCTACTGAGATGGGAATCAGACCCCGAAGGCAGAGAGGTGGTCAGCTTCTGCTGGTGTTTGTTGCCGTGTGTGGCTGTGCACAGCCAGCTCAGCAGAGCTCCTGTGGGACTGAATCTGCTGACCCACCATAGCCACCAGAGTCCTGTTCCTTTGGTTTTGGTTACACAGCGAGGGGCTGGGGCTGCCAGCAGAACAGTCTGCCGACAAATGTGAAGACCAGCTTTGGTTAGGAGTAGAGAGGTCTACAGTTCCAAGCCTCGATCATCATCTCAAACTGTCAATTCCCAAGGCAATTACCATTCCAAACCCATGCAGCCTGTGGGCTCTCTTAAAAAGAAAGCTtagctggggtttgaacccaggacctctacACAGCCTAAACAAATAATCATTCTCCTAAACCAGCAAGTCACGGGGCTCATGGGGCTCTCACAGTCTCTGggtagctaggactgttacacagagatccccatctcaaaaaataaaaataaatttaagaaatcagGAATAAGTCTTTGAAATGTTCTGGCCTCATCAGAAGGCTTCTGACAGAAAGGCTGATTGCTCCTTGACCCTGTCACCAGGCCTCCCTGTCACCAGGCCTCCCTGTCAGGGCTCAGGGAAGGTGAGGCCTCCCCAGGTAATCTTAAGGTCTATGTAAGAAACGTGATGGTGTTTAAGGGATGGAAACTCAAAGTCCCAGGACCCTGGATTAAAAGGAGAAacttggagccaggtggtggtggctcacacctttaatcccaacactccggagtggcagaggcaggtggatctctatgaatttcaagaccagcctggtctagaagagctagttccaggacagactccaaagctacaaagaaaccctgtctcaagaaacgagagagagagagagagagagagagagagagagagagagagagagagagagagagagagagagagagagagagagagagagagagagagaaaacactagTGCATGGAGCTGCCAGCCTGAGGCCAGCTCTTAGTCCGCTCCCCTGTAGAGCTATACTCTGTTATACTCTGTAGCATTTAAATAGGGCCCATTTTCTTCATTCTGGTGCTTCCCTCTCTGGGCCTGGCTAACACAGTCGCGCAAGTTAGCCAACTTTGTTTTCTCCGATGTCACACTCTAAGTTAAAATTAAAGTTAGGATGACTTGTCCCAGTCATCCAGAGTTAGATAACAGACGACTAGGTCGCTCATATCCCCTAAAGCCTACGGAAATCATTAACACTAGCTAAACGCGCGCCCCATTAACTCTCCTGGTCTCTTTCTTCTACAAAAATCACAATGCAGTTCTTGTTTATAAGGCAAACGTAGTTCGGGTCACTCACGACGCCACTTTCTCCCCTGTGAGCAGCAAACCATCTTTTCAGTGCAGTCGTCCTCTAATGACCTTGACATACCTGGATTATCAAGTAATAAAATCTAGTAAAACTGTAGGGTGCGAAGAAGAATCGGAGCCCGAGTGCCCAGTATTATCACGGAGGCCCCAAGGCTGAAGGCACCAGACTCCGCTGCCGCCGTCTCCTCTCCGTGGTTGTGGGAGGGCGTTCCCAGAAGGTGTTTCGGAAAACCCGAGTCTCCGGAATTTAACTTCGCGAACTTACGTCACACGAAGGAAACAATGTGCCCTGAACCAGGGTGGTCTAACGGTGAGACCTGATACGCGACACCCAGGGATCTTCGGAGACAGGGATGGCTGGCAAGGATTTGCCCTTGTTCTCTGCTAGGATCCCGAGTCTAGATCGTATGTAATTTGTCCTCTAGCTGCACCTAGACACTAGAGTTGCAGCGGACCAGAGATGCCTGGCAGAACGTATGTGGGAACAGGAGACCCAACCTGGTGCCCGAAATTGGGCTACGCCTTCGACTCTGTTCTTGGATCCAGCACTTCGCTAAAATCCAAAACCTTCACTGCAAAAAAATAAGGGCTCGTCCGGGATTTGAACCCGGGACCTCTCGCACCCAAAGCGAGAATCATACCCCTAGACCAACGAGCCACTATGGGTGTCAGGTTTGACGCTGATCTTTGGATACTTTCATCCGATTGACTCATCAAGACTATTCCTTTAGTCCTACTTGGAAAGATTTTCCGAGTTCgtttttctgtgagttccagaaaagtGAGGGAGGTATGGCGCCGGCCCcgtgaagaaggaaaagaaagttgcCACGCGCTCATAGTGGGTCAGATCTCAGCCCTGGGGCACAGCACTCCGCATGAATGGCCAGGGACCACCGTCCTCCGGGAAAGGGAAGTCAGAGAGCTCGCGTGAGCAACGCAGTCTCATGGTGGACCCCGGATTAGAAATTTCACCCCAAATAGAATCCTAGTCTAGAACCTCGAGAATGAGACGGGATTGCCGCCTCCTGGTCCGCCAGTCCCCGCAAGCTCAAACATCAGGGGGAGAGCAAGGGTCCTCCAAAGAATCCGCAGATCCTGTTCCTTGGCAGCCCACTCCGGCCCTGAAGACCAACGCAACTCATAGACCCGGATACAGAAGCCAGAGCTGGACTCGGGGTTCGGTTCTTCTTAAGTGGACCGCAGAACGAACGCTCCAAGCTTCACCTTTGAATAGCGTTTGGAAAGAGATTCGGTGTCCCTGCGGCGAGTTTGAAAACGCAGTCTCGCCCACGGTTATTAGATCGTGAAACCGATCTGGCCCTAAACTTGGGTCTCAGTAACATCCTCACAGACCTTGCCCCCCACCCTGTGGCTCCCGGGAACGGAAGGGGCAACACACACACTGGCCGTGCAGTTGTAGGACGCTGGAGGAGTAAACCAGTAAACCCACTACCGTCTAAGGCTAGATGCTCATCCTACAAAGCCCAAACAAGACCCATCTGTTCTAGAACCCTGAGGTTCTAAAGAGTTCCAAGAAGTCTGTAGGGAACGGGTTTGTCAACtccgcccggctagctcagtcggtagagcatgagactcttaatctcagggtcgtgggttcgagccccacgttgggcgagCTGTTTTGTCTATTAAGTCTGCAAACCGGCAGAACTCTGTGTACTGTTCAAGGCTGAGGATTCCATATACAGAGTACAGAATCAGAAACCTGCGGAGGTACAGCcaggtttttctctctttttatttaaattttatatatttaacctGACACTTTACAAGTATATCATACTTACATAAAAGTTCCAAGTACATTCAGGACCTTGTCTATGGATTCTTCTTGGAGAGGGGCACCACCTCCCAAGACTAGGCGGTGACTCCACAGACTTCTTCAAGAAGCCCGACCTCTTTTCATCCGGGACGGTGCTTCGAGGAATGGAACTAAGAAAGGTGCTCTCCTGCAATACAGCTTCTAACACACGAGGCTGGCTCGAGGTAACGGCTTTGTTTTACCTGTACGCGGATAAAGACGAGAAAGCACCAACATCCTCGTGCTGTGGGAACTGAGTCCTTTCGGGACTGTCTAAAACAAGTTTCTGGCAGAATCTATGGGGCTCCACCTGTGCTAAGTGTCTGCTTTCCATTCTAGAAAGCAGAAATCATTGCGAAAATGTTGAAAGGACAGGGTCAGAAATATGAAGCCCCGcccccgccttttttttttttttaagcagatttttaaaagcaGGTTCCAATccagattgtcctggaactcgagatgtagtccaggctggccaatAAAAgactcacttgcctctgcctccctaatgctgggattatagatgacCACCGCCACCCTcgttttgaaacttttttttaaagtaataaaaattataaattgttCTAAAACAAGTGTGTCTTGTTGAAATTCAGGGCCAatctcagggtaaactattgagaaaaagaaaaaaaaaagagaaagtcagGGCCAAACCCCCAAAGACCTCCATACCGCCAAGACCTCCATCTTGTAGCCACAGGGTTGCTCTTGCTGAAACAAAGTAGAATTTCACGCCGCACGTTGCAGAATCACAAGTAAGGGGAACCAGCAGCCTCAGGGAGGCCTTCATGTGAAAGGcagcattaattaattaattaggaaGGGTCCCATGCGTCAGAAGCTTCCAATTTTACAGTAGATTAACCCTTGTATTTTGGGAAAGTTTTACCCTAAGGATGAAGCCACGCAttatacaggtttttaaaatacagaattattatctttttttaaaacatgtactAAAGCTAAGAAAATAGTCTTCTGTGCTTTTGTGTCTGCCACTGAGTCATATATAGACTCCGAGCCTCAATCTATAATTTATAAACTAATCCGCTGTCTTGGAAGTTGATCTCtaaataattgtgtttatttaaagacaaaaacaaaacaattttgcctttaatcccagctctggggaagcagaggcaggtggatctgagttccaggccagtttggtctacagagagagttaacaggacagccagggctacacagagaaaccctatctcgaaaaaaacaaataacaaacaaaaaagttcaaaCGAAATCACTTATTTTGTAAACTGTtagcttgcttctttttaaaaacacaacactACCTCAACTTTAAAAGTATGCCAAAAATCCTCTCGACATTTTAAGTCTACGTATATTTGTATTCTTTCTTAACATCCGTTTTCCAGGTGTCTAAAACACAGCCTTCTTACCCCGGGTGGGACTCGAACCCACAATCCCTGGCTTAGGAGGCCAATGCCTTATCCATTAGGCCACCGGGGCTGACGAGAGGGATAAAATATGAATCCTCCACTAGTTTGCTTCTCTTCGTTGTTTCCGTGTCCCTTTGCTGTGTGTACTACTTTTTCTCAAACCGCTGCCCTTTTGCCAGATTTTCGCGTCCATTTTCAGGCAAGGCTCTAACTCTGATTAAGTTAAGGCCCCGGAGCACCCCTGGGATCTAAAAGGGGCCGCACtttgaagaagaaactgaaaactacATCACTGGTTCTATCTTAGCCCATTGGTCTAGAGTGGGTATTACGTCTGTGTGCAAGGTGTCCAAGATTCAAATATTGAGTGAGCCCTTTGAACCGTGACGGCGGGTAGGGAAAACGTGTTTGCGGTGCAGGACACAGGAGCCGGCACGCTAATATATGTTTTGCGGTGCCGATTCCCTGTCCAGAGAGAGTGCACTGTGCTCGGCCTGTTTGgtcctctccctctgtctcttctttGACCAAATGCTACTTGGTAGGGACAGATCTTCACTTTTTTGAGTATACAGCTGACCTATATATTTTACTCGATACCCtcatcctcaaaaaaaaaaaaaaaaaaaaaaaatctgaggttGCGTTCCAGCCCAGTTACATTTACCTTCATGTCCTTTTGACTCTCCTTTATCTCGTGTGTGTAACTAATCTAACCTATATTTACAAGCCTTATTAAACCACTGTAACATTAAAGAGCAAATGACTCCGCACAGCTCTGTGCCACGTGAGCTGGATCCCGGCCCTTGCCTTTTGTGGCTCTCGTGGGAGTTGCGGGGATGAAAGACGTTTCCGATTACACCGAATCTCTTGAATGGagacacccctacacacacaccccaggagaAATGTCAACTCAATCCTGGACATATTCTTGCTATTTAAAACCTGTAAGGAGACggcttcttgttgttgttgttgttgttgttgttgttgaaacaagactggcctttaactctcctgcctccacctcccaaatgcaggGTGGGATTTCCTGGACAGGACACCTTTGCATCGTAAGAAACCTAACCTGTTAGATTGTTTCCACGGATTTTAGAGCTGTGGACATATACATAAACCAAATTTACTGCTTTAATTGACGTCCTGTTCAGTGACGTCACCTGCATCCACCACATTGTGCAATCAACCGGATAGCCTAGTCTAGTTGtttagtttttggagacagggtttctcatcgTAGCTGCCTACTGAATTTCTTAATCCAAGTGTCTTTGGCTTCCTCTTGGACAGTTAACTCCCACTCTGCCGCAAGCAACCCAATCtggcttcttttgttttcctttccccgGCGCTAATTCGTACTGCTCATAGTCTGGTTTAAACTAGCTTCACCTGATGATTACAAGCACGCTGGAAATCGGGAGTCCTCCGAGCCTTGgggtaaaaagaaagcaaatctgAGAATGGGAAATTTTTGTAAAAATCGTACACTTGCAGCGACCACGAAGGGACTCGAACCCCCAATCTTCTGATCCGGAATCAGACGCCTTATCCATTAGGCCACGCGGCCCTACAACTGTGAGTATCTTAGCTCTCTATAAGGCACGCTCAAGAGCCTACTGCGCATGCTTACTTAACTGGAAAAAGGTCCCGCCCCTGGGCTAAACTATTTAGTGAGAGCTGCTTGGGAGCCTCAAGTTTGAATCAGTATGAACCTTCCTGGGCAGTCCGCCAGCATAAGCCCCTCCGGATCTGAGAGGCTCGTCTTTCTGATCTCCTCCATTTGTTAGCCCTCAACTCAGGATCAGGGACAGCCCATCCGCTTGCGCCATCACGTCACTGGTGTATCCGCAATGGTCTCTTCCAGTCTGAGACCCGACTTGGCTCGCTTCTCCCGCACCTCGGTACCCCGAGTCAGGTGGAGGTTGAGGAACGCACGCACCGCGGACTCGGCAGGAAATAACTGCGATTCCTGAGCTGGTCCTTCCCAGGACTCTTCTCCTTAGGCCGCTCCCAGCATATCTGACCAGCCCTGTTAGGTTCTATAGTCCCGGACGCGAGGCACAAACCCCAATCCAACCTCTGGTCCCCAGGAGCACAGCTGTTCCTCTATCGAGTGCCAGGTACTTTATCTCACTTATTTCAGAGAAAGCATGCATTTCTCGGAGCACAACCATCGTGAACAGGTATTTATTGCACGCTTCTGAGCTCCCACACCCAAGGTGCTGCAACGCTGAGAGTGCTGAAGGAGGATGGAGCGGAAGTAGCTGGACAGTCAATCCTATAAACAGAGCCGGCGCCGGAGCGAGCTGCGGATCTCCAAGCAAGCCTTGCGCCGCTCATCACTGTCTGGCCCCAGCACGTCCAGTTCACACACCCTCCTGTTCACCTGAGGAGTGACAATCAGCTAGGGCCCGAGGGACTCAGTCTGGCACACCCACCGCAGTCCTTGTCGGCTGGCGGTTtctttgtgggggaggggatgctTTCTCAGAcaatctcactctgtaacccaggctggtggCAAACTCGGAGATCCCGACGCTACCTTCCAGCTACACGCATGCCCCCACAACACCCGGCTCTTGTCTTGTTGTTCTGCAAGCCTAAAATTCCAAGTACTACTTAATCGTCTTTGAGCCTCACACTGCCCCAGAGGTTTAACATGAGTTCCTTGCTCTCACCCAGTGGGAAAGTCTTCCACCCCATATGTATATCTGCTGAGTTGGTCTGATCAAAGTGCCATGTGTGTTTGATCATTTCATATTGTGTGGGCCTGAGATCCCACCTAGTAATAAAGGTGTTTATTGTtctagaaagaaagggagagggacagagagagagagagagagagagagagagagagagagagaggagggataaaggaagagaggggaagagagagaaagagaggaagggagggagggagggagggagggagggagggagggagggagggagggagggagtgcaAGCACACCTTCTCCTTTCCCTGGGGCAAGCGGGGGTGAAGGGAACGCTGCTACCACCAACCCAGACTTTATCCCTGCCCCCGCCCTTCACACCTCAGTCAGCAGCTCAATGAGATCTCCTCCTGGGTTGGCTCTCATGACTTCCACCAGCGTCTGGACAAAGTCTGAGCCCTTTTCTTCGTCCCGATAGGCCACACAGCCTATGTCAAGGAATGAGGCCAAAGAGTCAGTCAGTCTTGGGCTCCTTCCCTCTAGCATCCTAACCCTAGAAGCCTATTGAGGGTGGAAGAGTGAGACGGGCAGGCAGAGGGTATTCTGGGTATCTGGGTGTCACTCCAGGTCTCAGGGCAGGAAGCTAGGTCTAGCAACAACCACGGGCTTCTTACCCTCAGCAGCTGAGTAGACAGTAAGGATGTCTGCTTGGCCAGTGCTCCCTGCAAAAGAGTCAACTCCCTTTACCGGCATCCTGGGACTCCACCTGCCTCGGGTTTGTCATCTCTGGTTGAAGGGCAGCACAGGGCAGTGGAAAGAGTGCAGGGAAGGAAGACGGACGGAGAGCCACAAGCCTTACAGCACCTGGACTGTATGAACTCAGAGAAGCGAGTTCTCCTTGCTGACTCCAAACTGCGAGGCTCAGTCAGGTCCCTCCCTGAGTCTTGGCAAAGAAGGGGCAGAGGGGATAACAGAACCCAAGATGACAGTCCTGGAAGTATGCCAGGGCTGATTCCCACCAGTGTGCCAAGCCCAGGCTCTAGAAAGAAAGCAGACCCACCTGGGGCATCAACATGAACCTGGAGAACATCTGCCTGGGTGGGGATGCCTGGGGGCGCTCGCAGCCAGCGCCTGTACCATGGGAGAGCTCTTGGCCCCACACCAGGGTCCCTGTTCCCTGGAGAAGGGGGGGGGCAGATATGTTCACTCAGTGGTACCTCAGGATATTTCTGGGTGATCCAGACTCCATATTAATAGTGGGCCAGGCTTGTAGAGCTGGCAGTAGTCATACAAGCTCAAGGTtgtggagaggatggaggggcGAGGAAAGGCTAGTGcgcaggcttcctggaggaggtgggtgGGAAGGGGGGGGCAAGGACAGGCAGAGGAAAGCCAGGAGAGCTGGTTGGGCTGGAGGCAGGGCCTCTTACCCCCACGGCAGgcctgaagcaggaagaccttGGGGCGGCCACGCAGTGCCTGGCAGCGGTTCAGCTCCTGGACCAACATCTCAGACTGTACTTCTTGCCCATCAACCCCCAGCAACTGCCCTTGTGGCCCCCCGTGGGCCATCAGGGCCAGCAGGGCACAGCT
Coding sequences:
- the LOC130877172 gene encoding caspase-14-like, which codes for MAPSGQLRQPQLLVQELSRCGALQGCPRIFLLLSSGLKAAWEPEAFLTGLGEICSQHPHWSLLQLLTELFCRVAEESAGDTYCPFFRTSLRGTLCLGDVEPWRPESDSRPSAQYDLSGTRAALLLAVIQDRLGAQHDVAALVNLCQALGFKVTLRTDPTAQAFREELVRFREKLDAHKGPVSCALLALMAHGGPQGQLLGVDGQEVQSEMLVQELNRCQALRGRPKVFLLQACRGGNRDPGVGPRALPWYRRWLRAPPGIPTQADVLQVHVDAPGSTGQADILTVYSAAEGCVAYRDEEKGSDFVQTLVEVMRANPGGDLIELLTEVNRRVCELDVLGPDSDERRKACLEIRSSLRRRLCL